The genomic window GTTCCAAGCAGGGAGGCCAAATAGAAACTTGAACTCAATCTCCAGCGGCTTGAAAGCCCCAACAGGGCAATAGGCAGCACTACAGATTCAACGGGTAAGTGCCACAAGGGCTGTGTTCTCAGCCATCCCCAGTAGAGGCATCCCGCGAGCCAGCTGCCGCTAACCCCGACCAAAAGTTCGCCAGCCACCGCCCATCCCCGTTGGCCGATGAGGGCAAGGGGAATGCCAAGAGCGAGCAGGAACAGCGTGAATAAGCAGGCTGATAATGGATTCAGGCGTACCCAGGGGGCCTGCACAAAAACAGGCAGCACGACTAGGGCACCTGCCCAAAGTTGCAATTGCTGAAGGTCTGAAAAATTGGCGTCGAAATCTTTTTCAGATGTTTGCGATTCGACAGGATTGCTCAGGGGTTGATTCCGTACAAATGTGCTGCTGTCGGGCTGTTTTTTTTTGATTAAGCCGCTGGACAAAGCACCCCCTCACTATGCAGTCAAGACATTGAACCTTATAAGACTCTCTGGAATTACGCTGCTTTGGCATTGGATCCATGGGGGCAATAGCCTCCATGGGTCCCCTGTTTTCGTTGATGATTCTCCTGGCTGCGACCTCTGAACTGCTGGCCGCCTGTTGGAGGAACTTGGTGCTGGGAGTGGTGCAAGGCCTTACGGAGTTTTTGCCGATTAGCAGCACAGCTCATTTGAAGGTCGTTCCCATGCTGGTTGGTTGGGGTGACCCCGGCGTCTCTGCGACAGCCGTGATCCAACTAGGCAGCATCTTGGCGGTGATCGCTTATTTCAAGAGGGATCTTGCTGAGGTCCTTAAGGGCATCGCTTTAGCGTTTAAGCATGGTCAGTGGCGTGAACCGAACGCCCGTCTCGGTCTTGCGATTGCTATTGGGACGATGCCGATTCTGTTGGCGGGTATGGCGATCAAGCTTTTCTGGCCTGGTTACGAGGCCTCTTCAATTCGCAGTCTGCCTTCAATCGCAGTGGTTTCGATTGTGATGGCTTTGCTGCTGGCATTGGCTGAGAGCTTCGGCCCGCGGCTGAAGCAAATGCATCTAGTCAAGGGGCGTGATGGCTTTGTAGTGGGCTTAGCTCAGGCGCTGGCCTTAATTCCGGGTGTGTCGCGCTCAGGTAGCACTCTGACGGCCTCGCTATTTGATGGCTGGCAGCGTCAAGATGCTGCTCGCTTTTGTTTTCTACTTGGTATCCCGGCGATCACTCTGGCCGGTCTGGTTGAACTCAAAGATGCCTTTGCTGAGCTCTCCTTAGGAGGAGTTTTGCCGCTGCTTGTTGGAATCGTTTCTGCGGCGTTCGTGTCATGGTTGGCGATTGATTGGTTGCTCAAATACCTTCAAAGCCACAGCACTTGGATCTTTGTGGTCTATCGCTTGTTGTTTGGGGTGTTAGTGCTCGCCTGGTGGTTGAGCGGCAGATCAAACTAAAACAAACCGCCCTCCTCATTTGTGTGGAATGAGCCCTCCGCTGGTGTTGCGGTGTCAGCATTGGATCCTGAATCTGCGGCGCCCCAACCACGACCTGCCGTAGTGGCATCGGTTGAGCAGGGATCGATCGGAGAGCAATTGGGCTTTGAACCCGGCGATCAACTTTTAAGTGTTAATGGGGTGCGACCAAGGGATCTGATTGATTATCGCTACCTGATAGTTGAGGAGGAGCTTCATCTCGAAGTCAGGGATGCAACCGGGGCATTCCATCAAGTGGATCTTGAGAAAGACTCTGATGATGGTTTGGGTTTGGCTTTTACAGAAGCCTTATTTGATGGGCTTCGCCAGTGCAACAACCGCTGTCCTTTCTGTTTCATTGATCAGCAGCCACTTGGCCGACGCAATAGCCTCTATCTCAAGGACGATGATTATCGCCTCAGTTTTCTCTATGGGTCTTATCTGACTCTTACCAATCTGAAAGAGGCAGATTGGCAAAGGATCGAGGCACAGCGCCTTTCACCTCTTTTTGTTTCTGTCCATGCAACTGAGCCATCCTTGAGGGCTCAGTTGCTGAAAAATCCCCGCGCGGGACTTCTGCTTGAGCAGTTGAAGTGGTTCAGTGAGCGCGATCTTCAGGTCCATGCGCAGGTGGTGGTTTGCCCTGGCTTGAATGATGGTTTGGCTCTAGATCGCACCCTGCGTGAGCTTGCTGATTTTGGAACGGGTGATTGGCCTGCTGTGCTTTCAGTGGCGGTGGTGCCGGTGGGATTGACCCGTTTCCGTCCAGAAGAAGATGGATTGTTGCCTGTTGGCTCTGCTTGTGCAAGGCGTGTAATTAGCCAGGTGGAGCTTCTTCAGGATCAGTTTCAGGCTGTTATGGGAACCCGTTTCGCGTGGCTTTCGGATGAGTGGTATCTGATTGCAGGTGCGCCTCTTCCACCTCGTAGTACCTACGAGGATCTCCCACAACAAGAAAATGGCGTTGGCAGTATCCGCTCCTTTTTGGAAGCTCTTGACCAGGCCACGGTCATTCTTCCCAAGCGGTTAAGGCAGCCCAGGCGCTGCAGTTGGGTGGTAGGTCGGTTGGTCGAACAGGCTCTGGGTCCTGCTTGTGAACGACTCAATGCGGTTGAAGGCTTGGCAGTGGAGTTACATGGGCTGCCGAGTCCTTATTGGGGGCAGGATCAGGTTGTAACCGGTTTGCTCACTGGTCATGACTTGCTTGAGGGATTGAAGGCTCTTGATCTTGGCGATCAGTTACTCCTTCCTTCAGTGATGCTGCGTCAGGGTGAGCTTGTGTTTCTAGATGACATGACTCTGGAACAGCTAAGTGAGGCGCTACAGATCTCGATACGTATCGTGCATGGGGCGGCTGACATCGTGGCCGCTGCGATGGGAGATGGACAGGAAATTCATTAAGCTCCCCGCAGTTTTCAAATTGCTGTGCGTCTGATTACCGCAAGACTGTGTCTCCTTGCAGGCGTATTGGCTCAAGGGTGCATTGGTGTTCGAGCTCAACAGTCGCTTGATGTTCAACAGCATGGCAGCAGAACTGATCAAGCGCCTGCCTCGCTAGAAGCTGAGGCTGATGGTGATGGTTCAGCTTTAATCGATCAGTCGACGCTTCCTAGCGCCATTGAGCTCAAGGGATCTCGCCCCAGGGTTGACCCTTCAGCAGTGAAGCCTGCAGCAACTAGTTTGCCTGAGCCGCTTTCTTCGCTTGGGGCCACGCCAAGTCTTGCGCTGCCAAATAAAACTTCAGAGGTGAGGATTAGGGAGCTTCGTCCTCTCAGCTTGTCTGAAGTAGAGCAATTAGCTGAAGTCAATAGTCCCACACTTAAAGCTGCAGCTAGCCAGGTCGAGCAAGCAAAGTCAAATCTTTTAGCTGCTCTTTCAGCCTGGTATCCAACTTTAAATCTTTCTTCTTCTGTCAGATTTCAAGGCTCTGAGAGTCGTCAAAACCCTGCTAATCATCAGTTGACTACTGAAGAATATACTTTTGGGGAAGAATGGATTACAAATTTTGGAGCCACTTTGAACTGGGATCTCATTGACCCTGCAAGAGTTCCTCAAATTGCATCTGCTAGAGATAGCTTTGAACAGCAGCGAGATGCTTACCTGATTGCGCTGCGTGATTTGCGTTTAAATGCTGCAAATCTTTATTTCACATTGCAGCGAGCTGATGAAGGTGTGGGTATTGGCCAAAGTGCCGTTCGCTCCTCTCTCGTAAGTTTGCGGGATGCTCAGTCACGCCTTCAGGCAGGTGTCGCGACTAAGCTTGAAGTGCTCGAAGCAGAAACTCAGCTTGCTCGCGACACTCAGTCTTTAACTCTTGCTGTAGCTCAGCAGAATACGGCACGCCGATCGCTTGCTCAACTCTTAGACTTACCCCAAGATATAACTCCTACAGCAGCTGATCCAGTTCAAATTATTGGTATCTGGCAGCCATCACTAGAGGAGAGTATTGTTGCAGCTTATGCTTTTCGTGAGGAACTTGACAGTTTAATTCTTGACATTTCTATTAATAATAGTAATGCCAATGCCGCACTTGCTGCAGTGCAGCCAGTCATTAATCTCTCTAACACTTTTCAAGCCAATCGAAGAGAGGGTGAGGTTGGCGTAACGATTGATAACTCTGTCGACTGGAAGCAACATTCATGGACCTCTGATAACACAGTTTCTTTGGGCTTCACCTGGAATATTTTTGATGGAGGGAGAGCATGGGCTCAATATCGCCAGAACAAACAGAAGGCTCAGCAAAGTGAGTTTGAATTCGCAGCAAAGCGTGATCAGGTTCGCTTAGAAGTTGAGCAAAGTTTTTTTAATCTTCGTGCCTCTAACCAAGATATCAAAACAACTAGTATTGGAGTCTTATCTTCAAGAGAATCACTTCGATTGGCGCGTTTGAGATTCCAGGCAGGAGTGACAACGCAAAGAGAGGTTGTAAATAATCAGCGTGATCTTAAACAGGCCCAGACTCTCTATGCAGATGCAATGCTGAAATACAATCAAAGCATGATCCAGCTTCGTCGCCGTACAGGTCTGGATCAGATTGCGGCTTGTGATTCCTTAGAGCTTTCCAATAAGAAGCCGAAAGATGATCTCTTTGACTCGGCCGAAGTGCCTATTAAACCTTCTCCGCTCAATCCAGCCTGCAAGGCTTCCATCCTGCAAGCTGAGTGATGAGCAGTGGGCCTTTGCCTGAATCTCTTGGTTCTTTGCAACTGAGCGCAGTTCATCAACTCCTTGATCGAGTTGCAGATCGTCAACGTCAAGATTTTGGCAATATCGTTTCCGATTTCAAGCCTGACGGTTCATTGATTACTTCTTGTGATCGTTGGAGTGATGCAGCCATCGTCGCTGGTCTTGCTCAGATTGCCGAACAGGAGGGTGTGTTGAGTGAGGAAGGTTCCAAATGCGTGCCTGATTCACCGGCGTATTGGGTTGTTGACCCTTTGGACGGCACTACGAATTTTGCAGCCGGTATCCCTTATTGGGCTATTTCCATGGCTCGCTTTGTGGGAGGAAGACCAGTGGAGGCTTTTCTGGATGTTCCTTCCCTGAACCAGAGAATTGTGGCGATTCGAGGTGAGGGGGTTTGGCGTAATGGCAAGCGGCTGACGAATGAAACGCGTTCGACTGGGAGTGCCTGTGTCTCACTTTGTAGTCGTTCCATTCGGGTTCTGCAGCGCAGGGCTGATCAACCGTTCCCCGGTAAAATTCGACTCCTTGGTGTGGCCAGTCTTAATCTGGTGAGTGTGGCCATGGGGCAAACTGTTGCTGCTTTGGAAGCCACGCCGAAGATCTGGGACCTTGCTGCGGCTTGGTTAGTCCTCAATGAGCTCAATTGCCCCATTCAATGGTTGGCTGCAGATCCTGCTCAGCTGCATCCCGGGCAAGACTTGACTGCGGCTGACTTTCCTGTTTTAGCGACTGGCTCCCATGCAGAAATGCAGCGTTTGCGCTCTTGGGGAGAGGCTTTGCTGCATGGCTGAGTCAGGTCAGGATTGAGAAAAGATTGCTAGAGGGGTATGAAATGGGCTATGTTTTTGGACTGCGCGAAGGGCTGAGCCCTGTAGCGCAGGCCACGCGATGCTGATGGCGAAAGCTTGAGGTTTCAGCGGGCGCTTACAAGATCCAGAGGAGCGATCCGCTGGTGTTGTAGGTTTTAGAAGCGATCGCAAGATCGCAGCGCCTGACACTCCTTACAAGGGAGTGGAGGAGCAGAACCTGGACAACTTAAGAGTTTAGGAACTGACGCTTTTGTCGCGTTTAGGCCCGATGAGCAGCGATCAAAAGCTGATCAAAGGGTTTGAGCAGATATGCGACGAGAGTGTGAGGTCCCGTCAAAAGAAATGAGTTGCAGAAACCTGTTACAGCATCAATTTTTGTTTTCACGGGCGAGGATTGATGTCAAAGGTGTGACAGGTGAAAGCAACGACCGGATCTGAGATCCTGGAAAGTCACAGAAGGAAGAGATTCTGAAGTGCACTCTTGTAATCCTTCTGTCAGAGGAAGGGGGCAACAACTGCTTGTCGTACGCCAGTGCGAATGAGTGGGTGAAGCAAATCAGACTGAGTGATGAGCCTGTAAGGGTTGATTGCGAGAGGGTTTGATCTACTACGGAGAGTTTGATCCTGGCTCAGGATGAACGCTGGCGGCGTGCTTAACACATGCAAGTCGAACGAACCTTCGGGTTAGTGGCGGACGGGTGAGTAACGCGTGGGAATCTGCCCTCAGGAGGGGGATAACGGTTGGAAACGGCCGCTAATACCCCATATGCCGAGAGGTGAAATGAATTTCGCCTGAGGATGAGCCCGCGTCTGATTAGCTAGTTGGTGAGGTAATGGCTCACCAAGGCATCGATCAGTAGCTGGTCTGAGAGGATGATCAGCCACACTGGGACTGAGACACGGCCCAGACTCCTACGGGAGGCAGCAGTGGGGAATTTTCCGCAATGGGCGCAAGCCTGACGGAGCAACGCCGCGTGAGGGATGAAGGCCTCTGGGCTGTAAACCTCTTTTCTCAAGGAAGAAGATCTGACGGTACTTGAGGAATAAGCCACGGCTAATTCCGTGCCAGCAGCCGCGGTAATACGGGAGTGGCAAGCGTTATCCGGAATTATTGGGCGTAAAGCGTCCGCAGGCGGCTTTTCAAGTCTGCTGTTAAAGCGTGGAGCTTAACTCCATCAAGGCAGTGGAAACTGATTGGCTTGAGTGTGGTAGGGGCAGAGGGAATTCCCGGTGTAGCGGTGAAATGCGTAGATATCGGGAAGAACACCAGTGGCGAAGGCGCTCTGCTGGGCCATAACTGACGCTCATGGACGAAAGCCAGGGGAGCGAAAGGGATTAGATACCCCTGTAGTCCTGGCCGTAAACGATGAACACTAGGTGTCGGGGGAATCGACCCCCTCGGTGTCGTAGCCAACGCGTTAAGTGTTCCGCCTGGGGAGTACGCACGCAAGTGTGAAACTCAAAGGAATTGACGGGGGCCCGCACAAGCGGTGGAGTATGTGGTTTAATTCGATGCAACGCGAAGAACCTTACCAGGGTTTGACATCCTGCGAACCTCTAAGAAATTAGAGGGTGCCTTTGGGAACGCAGTGACAGGTGGTGCATGGCTGTCGTCAGCTCGTGTCGTGAGATGTTGGGTTAAGTCCCGCAACGAGCGCAACCCACGTTTTTAGTTGCCAGCATTCAGTTGGGCACTCTAGAGAGACCGCCGGTGATAAACCGGAGGAAGGTGTGGATGACGTCAAGTCATCATGCCCCTTACATCCTGGGCTACACACGTACTACAATGCTACGGACAAAGGGCAGCGAACTCGCGAGGGCAAGCAAATCCCATAAACCGTGGCTCAGTTCAGATCGTAGGCTGCAACTCGCCTACGTGAAGAAGGAATCGCTAGTAATCGCAGGTCAGCATACTGCGGTGAATACGTTCCCGGGCCTTGTACACACCGCCCGTCACACCATGGAAGTTGGCCACGCCCGAAGTCGTTACTCCAACCCTTGTGGAGGAGGACGCCGAAGGTGGGGCTGATGACTGGGGTGAAGTCGTAACAAGGTAGCCGTACCGGAAGGTGCGGCTGGATCACCTCCTAACAGGGAGACAACAACTGATCGTGATGTCTGAGTTATTGATACTTAGGCCATGATCCTGTCACCTTAGGTCGATCGGTACCTCAAGTTGAGAATCAAAGAAAAGCTGAGTAATCAGCTTGGAGATTGATGATTGATTTTAGTTCCTAAACTTGTCTAGGTCACACCCCGCAAGGGTTACTCCTGGGCCATTAGCTCAGGTGGTTAGAGCGCACCCCTGATAAGGGTGAGGTCCCTGGTTCAAGTCCAGGATGGCCCATTCGGTGTTGGGGGTTTAGCTCAGTTGGTAGAGCGCCTGCTTTGCAAGCAGGATGTCAGCGGTTCGAGTCCGCTAACCTCCACTGACGAATCTTCTGACAACGAGCCAATGGTGAGAACCGTTGTGTGATGTGATTTAGAATTTAAGTTTGCTGGCAGACCCTAGCTTCTTATCATTCCAGGACTCAATCAATTGAGATGAGGTTGATAGGACGCTGGGCTCACTGTAATTCGCAAGAATTGCAGAGATGTTCAGCAGAACCTTGACAACTGCATAGGTAAGTCTGGAAAGAATAAAGCATCTCATGGATGCATGATTCTTGGGAATCAGCTGATGCAATCTGCGCGAGCAGAGAGCTGAGGTTGATCAACGAGAATGATGTTTGATTCTTGAGTCAAGAGCCGAGACTCTATAGCGTTCTTTCGATGTCATCGAGGCATCGAGAGTTTGATTGGTGATTCAAACCATCTTCAATGACAAACAATTCAGTTTAACTGGAGAAGTTTGAGATTGAAGCCAGGTAAATTGCTAAGAATACGTATTCAACTACGTGAAGCGTTATAGAGATTAATTGGTCAAGCTACAAAGGGCTCATGGTGGATACCTTGGCACACAGAGGCGATGAAGGACGTAGTTACCTGCGATAAGTCTCGGGGAGCTGGACACACGCTTTGATCCGGGAATTTCCGAATGGGGCAACCCCTAGTACGGCCAGCTGAATCCATAGGCTGGTGCGAGCCAACCCAGCGAACTGAAACATCTTAGTAGCTGGAGGAAAGGAAAGTAAAAACGACTCCCTAAGTAGCGGCGAGCGAACGGGGAAGAGCCTAAACCGATGGTTTCGACCATCGGGGTTGTGGGACAGCAATGTGTATCAGGGATGTTAGGAGAAGTGTTTGAATGGCACACCACAGAGGGTGAAAGTCCCGTAACCGAAAACTGAACTGAACTAGCTGTATCCCGAGTAGCACGGAGCACGTGAAATTCCGTGTGAATCCGCGAGGACCACCTCGTAAGGCTAAGTACTACTGTGTGACCGATAGCGCAACAGTACCGCGAGGGAAAGGTGAAAAGAACCCCGGGAGGGGAGTGAAATAGAACATGAAACCATGAGCCTACAAGCAATGGGAGCCCGACTAAATCGGGTGACCGTGTGCCTGTTGAAGAATGAGCCGGCGACTTATAGGCACTGGCAGGTTAAACCGGAAATGGTGGAGCCATAGCGAAAGCGAGTCTGAATAGGGCGATCGTCAGTGTTTATAGACCCGAACCCGGGTGATCTAACCATGGCCAGGATGAAGCTTGGGTGATACCAAGTGGAGGTCCGAACCGACTGATGTTGAAAAATCAGCGGATGAGCTGTGGTTAGGGGTGAAATGCCAATCGAACCCGGAGCTAGCTGGTTCTCCCCGAAATACGTTGAGGCGTAGCGTCTAGTGCTCCAGCAGGGGGGTAAAGCCACCATTTCGGTGCGGGCTGCGAGAGCGGTACCTAATCGAGATGAACTCTGAATACCCTGTGTGTAACTAGGCAGTCAGACTGTGGGGGATAAGCTCCATAGTCGAAAGGGAAACAGCCCAGACCGCCAGCTAAGGTCCCCAAATCAACACTAAGTGATAAAGGAGGTGGGATTGCCCAGACAACCAGGAGGTTTGCCTAGAAGCAGCCATCCTCAAAGGAGTGCGTAATAGCTCACTGGTCGAGCGATCCTGCGCCGAAAATGAACGGGGCTAAGTGTTGTACCGAAGCTGCGGATTTAACTTGTTAAATGGTAGGGGAGCGTTCTATGTGGGGCGAAGCGTTAGCGTAAGCGGGCGTGGACTGCATAGAAGTGAGAATGTCGGCTTGAGTAGCGAAAACATGGGTGAGAATCCCATGCCCCGAAACCCTAAGGGTTCCTCCGGCAGGCTCGTCCGCGGAGGGTTAGTCTGGACCTAAGGCGAGGCCGAAAGGCGTAGTCGATGGATAACAGGTCAACATTCCTGTACCGGTTATGTTTTGGGAAGGGGGACGGAGAAGGCTAGCCAAGCCAGATGTTGGTTACTGGTTTAAGCGTTCGAGGCGTTGAGGAGCGGCGAAAACGTTCTGAGCTAAGGCGTGAATACGAGCTGCTACGGCAGCGAAGTTGGTGATGTCATGCTTCCAAGAAAAGCCCTATACCCGTTAAGGCATAACTGCCAGTACCCGAAACCGACACAGGTAGGGTGGTAGAGAATACCGAGGGGCGCGAGATAACTCTCTCTAAGGAACTCGGCAAAATGGCCCCGTAACTTCGGGAGAAGGGGTGCCAGCGAGAGCTGGTCGCAGTGAAGAGGCCCAGGCGACTGTTTACCAAAAACACAGGTCTCCGCTAAGTCGCAAGACGATGTATGGGGGCTGACGCCTGCCCAGTGCCGGAAGGTTAAGGAAGCCGGTCAGCGTAAGCGAAGCTGGCGACTGAAGCCCCGGTGAACGGCGGCCGTAACTATAACGGTCCTAAGGTAGCGAAATTCCTTGTCGGGTAAGTTCCGACCCGCACGAAAGGCGTAACGATCTGGGCGCTGTCTCGGAGAGAGGCTCGGCGAAATAGAATTGTCTGTGAAGATGCGGACTACGTACACCCGGACAGAAAGACCCTATGAAGCTTTACTGTAGCTTGGTATTGTGCCCGGGCTCTGAATGCGCAGGATAGGTGGGAGACGTTGAAGTAGTGCTCGTGGGTGCTACTGAGTCAATGGTGAGATACCACTCTTTCAGAGCTAGGGTTCTAACGTTCACCCGTTATCCGGGGAGCGGACAGTATCAGGTGGGCAGTTTGACTGGGGCGGTCGCCTCCTAAAAGGTAACGGAGGCGCGCAAAGGTTCCCTCAGGCTGGTTGGAAATCAGTCGACGAGTGCAAAGGCAGAAGGGAGCTTGACTGTGAGACCTACAAGTCGAACAGGGACGAAAGTCGGCCTTAGTGATCCGACGGTTCTGAGTGGAAGGGCCGTCGCTCAACGGATAAAAGTTACTCTAGGGATAACAGGCTGATCTCCCCCAAGAGTTCACATCGACGGGGAGGTTTGGCACCTCGATGTCGGCTCATCGCAACCTGGGGCTGAAGTCGGTCCCAAGGGTTGGGCTGTTCGCCCATTAAAGCGGTACGCGAGCTGGGTTCAGAACGTCGTGAGACAGTTCGGTCCATATCCGGTGTACGCGCAGGAACATTGAGAGGATTTCTCCCTAGTACGAGAGGACCGGGAGGAACGCACCTCTGGTGTACCAGTTATCGTGCCAACGGTAAACGCTGGGTAGCCATGTGCGGAGTGGATAACCGCTGAAAGCATCTAAGTGGGAAGCCCACCTCAAGATGAGTGTTCCCATGGCATAAGCCAGTAAGGTCACGGGAAGAACACCCGTTGATAGGCTCTACGTGGAAGTCCAGTAATGGATGCAGCGGAGGAGTACTAATAGACCGAGGGCTTGACCATCCATTTGGTTCTTGCCCGAGAAACAAGTTTTATTCAATTCAGAGCATCATTCGCAAGGATGATGACCTATGCAGTTCTCAAGGTTCACTCCTTGGGAATGATTTTATCCTGGTGTTCATGGCGATGTGGAACCACTCCGATCCATCTCGAACTCGGTTGTGAAACGCATCAGCGGCGACGATATTTTAGGGGTAGCCCTCTGAGAAAATAGCTCAATGCCAGGTAAAACATTTCCACATGTAGATCATCAATCTTGCGAAAGAGTTGTTGATTTACCAAGAAAAAGCCACCCGCAGGGGTGGCTTTTTTGATGGCTAAGTCAGTGTGATTTTTAAAGAAGATAATCAAATAGACACCTGAGGTCTTTGATTGGCTGGTGATCATGTGGGTCTTGTTCTGGATTGCCTTCCCTAAGACTGAATAAAACACTCATGCCTGCTTTTTTTGCGGCATTACATTCTGCGCAGCTATCACTAACAAACATCACCTTTTCTACGGGAATGTTCATAGCTATGGAGATATCGCTATAGCTTTTGCTTTCTTTCTTGTTGCCAGTACGAGTATCAAACCAGTGGCTAAAGAGCGCTGTTTGATCTCCATTAGTCGTGTGTCTGTAGAGGAGTTTTTGAGCTGATATGCTGCCAGATGAATATACTGCAAGGATGTAATCTTGTTGTTTTAGTTTGTTTAGCACCTCGATCGTTTCTGGGTAGAGTGAAGAGGAGATGTCACCTTTCTCATAACCCTCTCGCCAGATTCTGCCTTGCAGATCTTTTAAAGCACTAGACTTGCGATCAATTGTTATGAGATGGTGAAGGTAACT from Prochlorococcus marinus str. MIT 9313 includes these protein-coding regions:
- a CDS encoding TolC family protein, yielding MPEPLSSLGATPSLALPNKTSEVRIRELRPLSLSEVEQLAEVNSPTLKAAASQVEQAKSNLLAALSAWYPTLNLSSSVRFQGSESRQNPANHQLTTEEYTFGEEWITNFGATLNWDLIDPARVPQIASARDSFEQQRDAYLIALRDLRLNAANLYFTLQRADEGVGIGQSAVRSSLVSLRDAQSRLQAGVATKLEVLEAETQLARDTQSLTLAVAQQNTARRSLAQLLDLPQDITPTAADPVQIIGIWQPSLEESIVAAYAFREELDSLILDISINNSNANAALAAVQPVINLSNTFQANRREGEVGVTIDNSVDWKQHSWTSDNTVSLGFTWNIFDGGRAWAQYRQNKQKAQQSEFEFAAKRDQVRLEVEQSFFNLRASNQDIKTTSIGVLSSRESLRLARLRFQAGVTTQREVVNNQRDLKQAQTLYADAMLKYNQSMIQLRRRTGLDQIAACDSLELSNKKPKDDLFDSAEVPIKPSPLNPACKASILQAE
- a CDS encoding TIGR03279 family radical SAM protein, with translation MWNEPSAGVAVSALDPESAAPQPRPAVVASVEQGSIGEQLGFEPGDQLLSVNGVRPRDLIDYRYLIVEEELHLEVRDATGAFHQVDLEKDSDDGLGLAFTEALFDGLRQCNNRCPFCFIDQQPLGRRNSLYLKDDDYRLSFLYGSYLTLTNLKEADWQRIEAQRLSPLFVSVHATEPSLRAQLLKNPRAGLLLEQLKWFSERDLQVHAQVVVCPGLNDGLALDRTLRELADFGTGDWPAVLSVAVVPVGLTRFRPEEDGLLPVGSACARRVISQVELLQDQFQAVMGTRFAWLSDEWYLIAGAPLPPRSTYEDLPQQENGVGSIRSFLEALDQATVILPKRLRQPRRCSWVVGRLVEQALGPACERLNAVEGLAVELHGLPSPYWGQDQVVTGLLTGHDLLEGLKALDLGDQLLLPSVMLRQGELVFLDDMTLEQLSEALQISIRIVHGAADIVAAAMGDGQEIH
- a CDS encoding DUF3120 domain-containing protein; translated protein: MSSGLIKKKQPDSSTFVRNQPLSNPVESQTSEKDFDANFSDLQQLQLWAGALVVLPVFVQAPWVRLNPLSACLFTLFLLALGIPLALIGQRGWAVAGELLVGVSGSWLAGCLYWGWLRTQPLWHLPVESVVLPIALLGLSSRWRLSSSFYLASLLGTACTDLMMVMTGVMNQWPVVVMAPLQQAPRLLHETAQQLLHPLPLIALVCAATLIVLLAQAMQQKTRLASEFRNTWAVASAVLVTTVIIDGLFLIAALINPGLSGLI
- a CDS encoding undecaprenyl-diphosphate phosphatase is translated as MGPLFSLMILLAATSELLAACWRNLVLGVVQGLTEFLPISSTAHLKVVPMLVGWGDPGVSATAVIQLGSILAVIAYFKRDLAEVLKGIALAFKHGQWREPNARLGLAIAIGTMPILLAGMAIKLFWPGYEASSIRSLPSIAVVSIVMALLLALAESFGPRLKQMHLVKGRDGFVVGLAQALALIPGVSRSGSTLTASLFDGWQRQDAARFCFLLGIPAITLAGLVELKDAFAELSLGGVLPLLVGIVSAAFVSWLAIDWLLKYLQSHSTWIFVVYRLLFGVLVLAWWLSGRSN
- the mtnC gene encoding acireductone synthase → MLDIEGTTCPTSFVSDTLFPYADTHLEGFLNEHIENNEVQSLIDEAWHEWQADEDPSSKDLLSKAFRENSSEIENICSYLHHLITIDRKSSALKDLQGRIWREGYEKGDISSSLYPETIEVLNKLKQQDYILAVYSSGSISAQKLLYRHTTNGDQTALFSHWFDTRTGNKKESKSYSDISIAMNIPVEKVMFVSDSCAECNAAKKAGMSVLFSLREGNPEQDPHDHQPIKDLRCLFDYLL
- a CDS encoding inositol monophosphatase family protein; the protein is MSSGPLPESLGSLQLSAVHQLLDRVADRQRQDFGNIVSDFKPDGSLITSCDRWSDAAIVAGLAQIAEQEGVLSEEGSKCVPDSPAYWVVDPLDGTTNFAAGIPYWAISMARFVGGRPVEAFLDVPSLNQRIVAIRGEGVWRNGKRLTNETRSTGSACVSLCSRSIRVLQRRADQPFPGKIRLLGVASLNLVSVAMGQTVAALEATPKIWDLAAAWLVLNELNCPIQWLAADPAQLHPGQDLTAADFPVLATGSHAEMQRLRSWGEALLHG